The Spirosoma radiotolerans genome has a window encoding:
- a CDS encoding HD domain-containing protein, with protein sequence MESTNLSRQIEFIKEVDKLKYILRKTKLFNSNRNENDAEHSWHLALMALILVGHANVQVDLLKVIKMLLIHDIVEIDAGDTFIYDHQKSHDNTEEERKAAKRIFGLLPDDQAAELIAIWEEFEEHQTDEAKFARAMDRLEPLLQNTSNEGGTWKEFGVNYEKVYAKKQVIQQGSTTIWHYAEQLIDDSVEKGILKK encoded by the coding sequence ATGGAATCGACGAATCTCTCAAGGCAAATTGAGTTTATAAAAGAAGTGGATAAACTCAAATATATCCTTCGTAAGACCAAACTGTTCAATAGTAACCGAAACGAGAATGATGCTGAGCACAGTTGGCATCTGGCTTTGATGGCCCTTATTTTAGTCGGACACGCAAATGTTCAGGTTGATCTGCTCAAGGTTATCAAGATGCTGCTAATTCATGATATTGTCGAAATTGACGCGGGTGACACCTTCATCTATGACCATCAAAAAAGCCACGACAACACCGAAGAAGAACGAAAGGCTGCCAAACGGATCTTTGGGTTATTGCCTGATGATCAAGCTGCTGAGCTGATCGCGATCTGGGAAGAATTTGAAGAGCATCAAACTGATGAAGCAAAGTTTGCCCGGGCCATGGACCGATTGGAACCCTTGCTGCAGAACACGTCGAATGAGGGAGGTACCTGGAAGGAGTTCGGGGTGAATTATGAAAAGGTATATGCCAAGAAACAAGTCATTCAACAGGGGTCTACAACCATTTGGCACTACGCAGAGCAGTTGATCGATGACAGCGTTGAAAAAGGAATCTTAAAAAAGTAA
- a CDS encoding enolase C-terminal domain-like protein → MAKPEVQSETNRRNALKLLGLGSTAGLFGLFESPNARAEQYATPTYAKGMAPVTIKSVRAIATAPGGSNLIIVKVETSEPGLYGLGCATFTQRAQLVIPAVNTYLNEFCVGKDVDNIEDMWQSAYVSSYWRNGPVLNNALSGLDQALWDIKGKRANMPVYQLLGGKTRIAVDTYTHASGPTPEAIADKVQQFMDMGFRHVRIQQGGYGGVGAMNDLKPDFKTAGFGRETDDFSDQRTYLKRVPKMFDTVRKRCGEEVQLLHDMHELTEPIDAINMIKSLEDYRPFFIEDPFSPENMSWFKLLRQTTTVPIAMGELFNNINEFKEPMANHLFDFIRIHISQIGGITPAMKVARLGEWFNVRTAWHGPGDTSPVGHAANNSIDIAVWNFGIQESQMFNDRVKEVFPGCPIIKNGYYQVSESPGLGIDINEKEAAKYPIGTKSRWTVRKNDGTILKP, encoded by the coding sequence ATGGCAAAGCCAGAAGTACAATCTGAAACGAACCGCCGAAACGCGCTCAAACTGCTGGGACTGGGCTCAACGGCAGGCCTATTTGGTCTTTTCGAAAGCCCTAACGCCCGGGCTGAACAATACGCGACGCCTACCTACGCCAAAGGCATGGCACCCGTAACCATCAAAAGTGTACGGGCTATTGCAACCGCGCCCGGAGGATCCAACCTCATCATTGTGAAAGTTGAAACGTCCGAACCAGGCCTGTACGGGTTAGGCTGCGCTACCTTCACCCAGCGAGCTCAACTGGTCATCCCCGCGGTTAATACCTATCTTAACGAGTTCTGCGTCGGGAAAGATGTCGACAATATCGAAGACATGTGGCAGTCGGCCTACGTAAGCTCTTACTGGCGCAATGGACCTGTTCTGAATAATGCCCTTTCTGGACTCGATCAGGCACTTTGGGACATCAAAGGCAAACGGGCGAACATGCCTGTCTATCAGCTCCTGGGTGGAAAAACCCGAATTGCCGTGGATACCTATACCCATGCCAGCGGTCCAACGCCCGAAGCCATTGCCGATAAAGTGCAGCAATTTATGGACATGGGATTCCGCCATGTACGGATTCAGCAAGGTGGTTATGGCGGGGTCGGTGCGATGAATGATCTCAAACCCGACTTCAAAACAGCTGGCTTTGGCCGGGAAACCGATGACTTTTCGGATCAACGGACGTATCTGAAACGAGTGCCCAAAATGTTCGATACAGTCCGTAAACGGTGTGGCGAAGAGGTACAATTGCTGCACGATATGCATGAATTGACCGAACCCATTGATGCCATCAACATGATCAAAAGTCTGGAGGACTACCGGCCTTTCTTTATCGAAGATCCCTTCTCACCGGAAAATATGAGCTGGTTCAAGCTGCTGCGCCAGACAACGACAGTACCAATTGCCATGGGTGAACTGTTTAACAACATCAACGAGTTCAAAGAGCCGATGGCTAATCACTTGTTCGATTTCATTCGGATTCATATTTCTCAGATTGGCGGTATAACACCGGCTATGAAGGTGGCTCGTTTGGGTGAGTGGTTTAATGTTCGCACGGCCTGGCATGGTCCTGGCGATACATCGCCCGTGGGTCATGCGGCCAATAATAGCATCGATATCGCTGTCTGGAACTTCGGTATTCAGGAATCGCAGATGTTTAATGACCGGGTGAAGGAGGTCTTTCCCGGCTGCCCCATCATCAAGAATGGGTATTATCAGGTCAGTGAGTCACCGGGGCTGGGAATTGACATCAATGAAAAGGAGGCCGCTAAATACCCGATCGGGACCAAGTCGCGCTGGACAGTTCGTAAAAACGACGGTACAATTTTGAAGCCGTAG
- a CDS encoding outer membrane protein assembly factor BamB family protein, translating into MIRLDRKRAIIGLVAGGALAASMVTGEGPLSTGKDWPNYGGNKAGNRYSPLTQINTRNVANLQVAWMYDASEKPDANGRRRDRAIQCQPIVVDGILYGTTPDLNLFALKAGTGEQLWRFEPARDDRRNSNRGVVYWQNGSDKRILYTVGSSLYAVNAVTGESISSFGTNGKADLHEGLQTNLNHDVSKLSVNATSPGIVYHNTFIIGSSVSESGDAAPGHIRAFDVVTGKLTWVFHTIPQPGEFGYDTWPKDAYQKIGAVNNWSGMSLDEKRGVVYFGTGSPASDFYGGDRRGQNLFANCIMALEAETGKLRWYYQTIHHDLWDRDHPCPPNLITLNRNGKRVDALVQTTKDGLVYVLDRDKGTSLFPVEERKVPVNGLPGESPWPTQKYPLKPLPLTRQVYTERDITDRSPEAHAYVKERFLQLKTENKFAPPSEKGTLLFGYSGGAEWGGNAIDPSGILFQNVNEEPWELVMTKRADLAQRNTPVTAGNAIYIANCAACHGQDRRGSGAELPSLIDIGKKRSPDEIKAILKTGSGRMPSFGHLSEKDRDALISFLLNTETGSSKVALTSTSTPASENRGGFPYVPTYVSKVWQRFTDKDGYPGIKPPWGTLNAIDLNTGDYLWRVPLGEYPELAKKGVPTTGTDSYGGPLATAGGLVFIAGTKDEKIRAFDKKTGKVVWEYQLPAGGFATPISYEVNGRQYIVIAAGGGRGQKIGGNYIAFSLK; encoded by the coding sequence ATGATTCGATTGGACCGAAAGAGGGCCATCATTGGACTGGTAGCCGGTGGCGCTCTTGCTGCCAGTATGGTGACAGGCGAAGGCCCTTTATCGACGGGTAAGGACTGGCCCAATTATGGGGGAAATAAAGCCGGGAATCGCTACTCGCCACTGACCCAGATTAATACCCGGAACGTAGCAAACCTTCAGGTTGCCTGGATGTATGATGCCTCTGAAAAGCCCGATGCCAACGGACGTCGGCGCGATCGAGCTATTCAATGCCAGCCCATTGTAGTGGATGGGATTCTGTACGGTACGACGCCGGACCTGAACCTATTTGCCCTGAAGGCAGGTACTGGCGAGCAACTCTGGCGATTTGAACCCGCACGTGATGATCGACGCAATTCCAATCGTGGGGTTGTGTACTGGCAAAATGGGTCGGATAAGCGGATCTTGTATACCGTTGGCTCCAGCCTATATGCGGTTAATGCCGTGACGGGGGAGTCCATTTCCAGTTTCGGCACCAATGGCAAAGCGGATTTACACGAAGGCCTACAAACCAATCTGAATCATGATGTTAGTAAGCTGTCGGTAAATGCGACCTCACCGGGAATTGTGTACCACAACACATTTATCATCGGATCGAGTGTATCTGAGTCGGGCGATGCGGCTCCCGGGCACATACGGGCCTTCGATGTAGTTACGGGTAAACTGACCTGGGTGTTTCATACCATTCCACAGCCGGGTGAGTTCGGATACGACACCTGGCCGAAAGATGCCTACCAGAAAATAGGGGCAGTCAACAACTGGAGTGGCATGTCACTCGATGAAAAGCGGGGCGTCGTGTATTTCGGGACGGGTTCCCCTGCATCCGATTTCTACGGAGGAGATCGCCGGGGACAGAATCTGTTTGCCAATTGCATCATGGCTCTGGAAGCTGAAACGGGTAAACTCAGGTGGTATTACCAGACCATTCACCACGACCTTTGGGATCGGGACCATCCCTGCCCGCCGAATCTTATTACACTGAATCGCAACGGAAAGCGAGTGGACGCCCTTGTGCAGACCACAAAAGACGGCCTTGTTTATGTACTGGACCGGGATAAAGGGACCTCCTTGTTTCCGGTGGAGGAGCGCAAGGTTCCAGTCAATGGGCTGCCAGGCGAATCCCCCTGGCCGACGCAGAAATATCCACTCAAACCATTACCGCTAACCCGGCAGGTATACACGGAAAGGGACATTACCGATCGTTCGCCGGAAGCACATGCCTACGTGAAAGAGCGTTTTCTCCAGCTCAAAACAGAGAATAAGTTTGCTCCTCCGTCCGAAAAAGGCACGTTGCTTTTTGGGTACAGCGGTGGGGCCGAGTGGGGCGGCAATGCCATCGATCCGTCAGGCATCCTTTTCCAGAACGTCAACGAAGAACCCTGGGAATTGGTCATGACCAAACGGGCTGACCTGGCTCAGCGTAACACCCCCGTTACGGCGGGCAATGCCATCTATATCGCCAACTGTGCTGCCTGTCATGGGCAGGACCGACGAGGAAGTGGTGCTGAATTACCTTCCCTCATCGATATAGGTAAAAAGCGGTCGCCGGATGAAATAAAAGCCATTCTAAAAACCGGCAGCGGTCGAATGCCGTCGTTTGGGCATCTGTCGGAAAAAGATCGTGACGCCCTCATTAGTTTCCTGCTGAATACCGAAACGGGATCATCAAAGGTTGCCCTAACGTCAACCAGTACACCCGCTTCAGAGAATAGAGGAGGCTTTCCTTATGTTCCCACTTACGTCAGTAAAGTCTGGCAACGCTTTACGGATAAAGACGGCTACCCAGGTATCAAACCGCCCTGGGGGACATTGAACGCCATTGATCTTAATACCGGTGACTACCTCTGGCGAGTTCCGCTGGGCGAATACCCGGAACTGGCGAAAAAAGGCGTTCCTACTACCGGAACCGATAGCTACGGCGGGCCCTTGGCTACGGCTGGAGGACTGGTATTTATTGCTGGAACGAAAGATGAAAAAATTCGGGCGTTCGACAAAAAAACGGGTAAGGTCGTCTGGGAGTACCAGCTTCCGGCGGGTGGTTTTGCGACACCCATCAGCTACGAAGTAAATGGGCGGCAATACATCGTTATTGCCGCTGGTGGCGGCCGAGGGCAGAAAATTGGTGGAAACTACATCGCTTTTTCTCTAAAATAG
- a CDS encoding glycoside hydrolase family 71/99-like protein, producing MRTTLFLSFTIWLLSSPIGRSQPVEVKYDEKWCLYTSYNGLVMAGYQGWFAAEGDASERGWYHYQKRGKFEPGYASIDFWPDVKEYPITYKTAFQFADGTPASLYSPYDESSVDLHFKWMKEYGIDGVFMQRFLAEVKSEKGKRHFNKVLANALKASRKYSRAICIMYDLSGSTSADMDLLIKDWEEVQQLFSLFSNKENPTYLRHNGKPLLAIWGVGFNDGRRYTTADIQTLLNRVKGPTKKTSILLGVPYYWRTMTKDTEASDLLHPLIKSADIIMPWAVGRYTSETYATVASSTLTGDLAWCQTAKVDYVPLVFPGFSWGNLKNSRSVYNQIPRLEGDFLWKQVAGSKTAGAQSLYVAMFDEVDEGTAIFKTRKEGDLPLNGEGKFVGIEAGLDSDYYLWLTGQAAHWFHDKKGYGTQKPVRKK from the coding sequence ATGCGAACAACTCTATTTCTATCCTTCACCATTTGGTTACTGAGTAGCCCTATCGGTAGAAGTCAGCCTGTCGAGGTTAAGTACGACGAAAAGTGGTGCCTTTATACCAGCTACAACGGGTTAGTGATGGCAGGCTATCAGGGTTGGTTTGCCGCTGAGGGCGATGCATCTGAACGGGGTTGGTACCATTATCAGAAGCGGGGCAAGTTTGAACCAGGTTACGCGTCAATTGACTTCTGGCCTGATGTGAAAGAGTATCCAATCACCTATAAAACGGCTTTTCAATTTGCTGACGGGACCCCAGCATCGCTCTATAGCCCTTATGATGAAAGTAGTGTCGATCTGCATTTCAAATGGATGAAAGAGTATGGCATTGATGGTGTTTTTATGCAGCGATTTCTGGCGGAAGTGAAATCAGAAAAAGGCAAACGGCATTTTAACAAAGTGCTGGCAAATGCGTTGAAAGCCTCCCGTAAATACAGCCGCGCCATCTGCATCATGTATGATCTGAGTGGCTCGACCTCCGCCGATATGGACTTGCTCATAAAGGATTGGGAGGAGGTGCAGCAGCTTTTTTCACTGTTTAGCAACAAAGAAAATCCGACCTATCTACGGCATAATGGCAAACCCTTGCTAGCCATTTGGGGCGTAGGCTTCAACGACGGCCGCCGGTATACAACGGCCGATATTCAGACCTTGCTGAACCGGGTCAAAGGTCCCACGAAAAAAACATCGATTTTGCTCGGCGTACCCTACTACTGGCGAACGATGACCAAAGATACCGAAGCGTCTGACTTGCTTCATCCGCTCATCAAAAGCGCCGATATCATTATGCCCTGGGCGGTGGGTCGCTATACTTCCGAAACATACGCCACGGTAGCGAGCAGCACCCTGACCGGCGACCTGGCCTGGTGTCAAACGGCTAAGGTAGATTACGTACCGCTGGTCTTTCCGGGATTTAGCTGGGGAAATCTCAAGAACAGCCGCAGTGTCTACAATCAGATTCCTCGTCTGGAGGGAGATTTCCTATGGAAGCAGGTAGCTGGTAGTAAAACAGCCGGTGCGCAGAGCCTCTATGTGGCCATGTTCGATGAAGTCGACGAGGGTACGGCCATTTTCAAAACCCGCAAAGAAGGCGACCTGCCCCTAAATGGTGAAGGAAAGTTCGTTGGTATCGAAGCCGGTCTGGATTCAGATTATTACCTCTGGCTCACCGGGCAGGCAGCACACTGGTTTCACGATAAAAAAGGCTACGGTACACAAAAACCTGTCCGTAAAAAATAA
- a CDS encoding RagB/SusD family nutrient uptake outer membrane protein → MNTNYSLYLVFLALILVSGCQSLVEDPKGSLTPGTYFKTQSDLDASVSAIYIQFARDGAWGFTNRSTSYFGSDDFTTDPGLNKEDFRLFDRLSGGSGNLSLVAQWQGPWQGIYQANNVIANYTKVNSTDVQKNQAAGQAYFLRALGYYYLVRTFGPVPIILTQIDVNDRPPRDPVDKVYAAIISDLQKAKELLPISFPNQPGRANQMAARSLLADVYLTMTGWPLKQESNYKLAADEANSVIQAAVYNLNTPYASVFTTNNTTESIFGLQYNVSGGLPLRSSGSSSVPLDEVATNGSSGWDDYYPEINFYKNAPKCPRTDATFYTTIKLRQPDGKTFKLVPWDSPETHAGHPYYKKFRAGLNGDGVSETETTIESINPSTNKVYDIIRYPQVLLIYAEASAMAAGGPTAASYSAINQVRKRAGLPDLTPGLSATAFRDAVVYERAYEFAGEFGVRWFDIVRLQLLPQIVAARSSAENPIPANTNFAQKYLAPIPVNEMARNPTWAQNDGY, encoded by the coding sequence GGATCTGGATGCATCCGTATCGGCTATTTACATCCAGTTTGCGCGGGATGGCGCCTGGGGTTTTACCAACCGAAGCACGTCATATTTTGGTTCAGATGATTTTACAACCGATCCTGGCCTGAATAAAGAAGATTTTCGCCTGTTTGACCGCCTGAGTGGTGGCAGTGGTAACCTGAGTCTGGTTGCCCAATGGCAAGGTCCCTGGCAGGGGATTTATCAGGCCAACAACGTAATTGCCAATTACACAAAGGTAAATTCTACCGATGTTCAGAAAAACCAGGCCGCTGGTCAGGCTTATTTCCTGCGGGCCCTGGGGTATTATTACCTGGTACGCACGTTCGGCCCTGTCCCCATTATTCTGACCCAGATCGATGTAAACGACAGGCCCCCGCGGGATCCGGTTGATAAGGTCTACGCGGCTATAATCAGCGATTTACAGAAAGCGAAGGAATTGCTGCCCATTTCCTTCCCAAATCAACCGGGCAGAGCAAACCAAATGGCCGCTCGCTCGCTTCTGGCCGATGTATATCTGACCATGACGGGCTGGCCACTTAAGCAGGAGAGCAATTACAAACTGGCTGCTGACGAAGCTAACTCAGTTATTCAAGCGGCCGTCTACAACCTCAATACGCCTTACGCCAGTGTTTTCACCACCAACAATACCACCGAATCTATTTTTGGTTTACAGTATAATGTGAGCGGTGGGCTTCCCCTGCGTAGTTCAGGTTCATCGTCGGTGCCCCTCGACGAAGTCGCTACGAACGGTTCGAGTGGCTGGGACGATTATTATCCGGAAATCAACTTCTACAAAAATGCTCCCAAATGCCCCCGGACGGATGCTACGTTTTACACAACGATCAAGCTACGTCAACCGGATGGGAAGACGTTTAAGCTGGTTCCCTGGGATTCGCCCGAAACGCATGCTGGCCATCCCTATTACAAGAAGTTCCGGGCTGGCTTAAATGGGGATGGGGTTTCAGAAACGGAGACGACCATCGAGTCCATCAACCCCAGTACCAACAAAGTGTACGATATCATCCGCTATCCGCAGGTTCTGTTGATCTATGCCGAAGCGTCAGCGATGGCTGCTGGTGGTCCGACAGCGGCAAGCTATAGTGCCATAAATCAGGTGCGAAAACGGGCGGGCTTGCCTGATCTGACGCCTGGCCTTTCGGCAACTGCTTTTCGGGATGCGGTCGTATATGAACGGGCGTATGAATTTGCGGGCGAGTTTGGTGTACGATGGTTTGATATTGTTCGATTACAGCTATTGCCTCAGATTGTAGCCGCCAGAAGTTCAGCTGAAAATCCAATTCCAGCGAACACAAATTTTGCCCAGAAATATTTAGCGCCTATCCCTGTGAACGAAATGGCCAGAAATCCGACTTGGGCGCAAAATGATGGATACTAA